In one window of Bacillaceae bacterium S4-13-56 DNA:
- the spoIID gene encoding stage II sporulation protein D translates to MKKPGFILVGLILLTILLIPTFIVIPFVDSGEREVEVAQNENKPVTLDIDSDIDVKVWRASASVAETVPIEEYVVGVVASEMPADFEMEALKAQALAARTYIVKYMINQEEPVNESGAQVTDTIEHQVYKNEDDLRETFGKDYNWKMERIIEAVRATKGKIITYDGEPIDASFFSTSNGFTENSEDYWANELPYLRSVASPWDEESPKFLDQTIVPRAKVAEKLGVPLASPLKVTISKTEGNRVETIEIGGETFTGRDIRDMFDLRSSDFTMEEKDDYIIFKTKGYGHGVGMSQYGANGMAKEGKTYEEIIHYFYKGVEISNLKEHEAEITKEEV, encoded by the coding sequence GTGAAGAAACCAGGGTTTATACTAGTTGGTTTGATTTTGTTAACGATTTTGTTAATTCCGACATTCATTGTCATACCATTTGTTGATTCAGGGGAGAGAGAAGTTGAGGTTGCCCAAAATGAGAATAAGCCGGTCACTCTTGATATAGATTCAGATATTGATGTCAAGGTGTGGCGTGCAAGTGCATCGGTTGCTGAAACGGTTCCGATTGAGGAATACGTGGTTGGTGTAGTTGCTTCCGAAATGCCGGCGGATTTTGAAATGGAGGCGTTGAAGGCGCAGGCCTTGGCTGCAAGAACGTACATCGTGAAATATATGATTAATCAAGAGGAACCAGTTAACGAATCAGGAGCACAGGTGACCGACACGATAGAGCACCAAGTCTATAAAAATGAGGATGATCTCCGAGAGACCTTTGGCAAAGACTACAATTGGAAAATGGAGAGGATCATCGAGGCCGTCCGGGCAACCAAGGGTAAGATCATCACCTATGACGGAGAGCCTATCGACGCATCCTTTTTTTCAACGAGTAATGGGTTTACAGAGAACTCGGAGGATTATTGGGCGAATGAGCTTCCTTATTTGAGAAGTGTGGCGTCGCCTTGGGATGAGGAGTCGCCGAAGTTTTTGGATCAGACGATTGTTCCTCGAGCGAAGGTGGCTGAGAAGCTTGGGGTTCCTTTGGCGAGTCCATTGAAGGTGACTATATCTAAGACTGAGGGGAATCGTGTGGAGACAATTGAAATTGGCGGAGAGACTTTTACGGGTAGGGATATTAGAGATATGTTTGATTTAAGGTCGAGTGACTTTACCATGGAGGAAAAGGACGATTATATTATTTTTAAGACGAAGGGTTATGGTCACGGTGTTGGGATGAGTCAGTATGGAGCAAATGGAATGGCAAAAGAGGGTAAGACCTATGAGGAGATTATCCACTATTTTTATAAAGGGGTGGAGATCTCAAACTTGAAGGAACATGAGGCGGAAATCACGAAGGAAGAGGTGTAA
- a CDS encoding M23 family metallopeptidase: protein MSNEEKNNVSKFPSWKRLSRKKWFFPAVYLTLAAIILSGVLVYQNNQETALDGESTNNGENTSDNGDSYNYYDDNESTPVIEQEENLSLPVGEGIETEIVTKFYDYDASEEDQRNALVFYNNRYYQSSGIDISRQDGESFDVTAALSGTVVEVKEDPLLGYVVTLSHDNGITTHYASLEDVTLQAGSEVRQGETIGTAGRNLFGQASGTHVHFEVWKDDVQLNPETFINKPVSDIQAPEVNDAEDRESNLQKPASGTQQELGQETDVDTDVDTNTESSISQAQA, encoded by the coding sequence ATGAGCAATGAAGAGAAAAATAACGTTTCAAAATTTCCAAGTTGGAAACGTCTATCTCGCAAAAAATGGTTTTTCCCTGCTGTCTATTTAACTCTTGCTGCGATCATTCTGTCTGGTGTGCTAGTGTATCAAAATAATCAGGAAACAGCACTCGATGGTGAGAGCACAAATAATGGAGAAAATACGAGCGATAATGGAGACAGTTACAATTACTATGATGACAATGAGTCAACTCCAGTTATCGAGCAGGAGGAAAATTTAAGTCTTCCAGTCGGTGAGGGCATAGAAACTGAAATTGTAACAAAGTTCTATGACTACGATGCAAGTGAGGAAGATCAGCGTAATGCACTCGTTTTTTACAACAATAGGTACTACCAAAGCAGTGGAATTGACATTTCCCGTCAAGATGGAGAATCTTTCGATGTAACGGCTGCCCTTTCAGGAACAGTGGTTGAAGTAAAAGAAGATCCACTTCTCGGATACGTTGTCACACTGTCACATGACAATGGAATTACCACCCACTACGCTTCACTTGAAGATGTGACGTTGCAAGCAGGTTCTGAAGTAAGACAAGGGGAAACAATCGGAACTGCCGGGCGTAACCTTTTTGGGCAAGCAAGTGGAACACATGTACACTTTGAAGTTTGGAAGGATGATGTTCAGTTAAATCCTGAAACATTCATTAACAAACCAGTAAGTGACATTCAAGCGCCAGAAGTGAATGATGCAGAGGACCGCGAATCCAACCTGCAAAAGCCCGCTTCTGGCACTCAACAAGAGCTTGGTCAGGAAACTGACGTTGATACTGATGTGGATACAAATACAGAATCCTCCATCTCTCAAGCTCAAGCCTAA
- the spoIIID gene encoding sporulation transcriptional regulator SpoIIID — MHDYIKERTIKIGNYIVETRKTVRTIAKEFGVSKSTVHKDLTERLPDINPELANEVKDILDYHKSIRHLRGGEATRKKYKTAN, encoded by the coding sequence GTGCACGACTACATCAAAGAACGTACTATCAAGATTGGGAATTATATTGTAGAAACAAGAAAAACGGTCAGAACCATAGCAAAAGAATTCGGTGTTTCCAAAAGCACAGTTCATAAAGATTTGACGGAAAGACTACCTGACATTAATCCTGAATTAGCTAATGAAGTCAAAGATATCCTAGACTATCACAAATCAATACGGCATCTTCGTGGCGGAGAAGCAACCAGAAAAAAATATAAAACCGCCAATTAA
- a CDS encoding rod shape-determining protein, producing MFSRDIGIDLGTANVLIHVKGKGIVLNEPSVVAMDRNTGRVLEVGEEARRMVGRTPGNIEAIRPLKDGVIADFDVTEAMLRHFINKINVRGFLSKPRMLICCPTNITKVEQKAIKEAAEKSGGKKIYLEEEPKVAAIGAGMEIFQPSGNMVVDIGGGTTDIAVLSMGDIVTSSSIKMAGDKFDNEILQYIKRKYKLLIGERTAEDIKMNVATVFPGARNEEVDIRGRDMVTGLPRTISVKSDEIEVALRESVYIIVQAAKTVLERTPPELSADIIDRGVIMTGGGALLHGIDQLLADELKVPVLIAEEPMNCVAKGTGIMLENIDKIARNKII from the coding sequence ATGTTTTCAAGGGATATTGGAATTGACCTTGGTACCGCCAATGTATTGATTCACGTTAAAGGAAAAGGAATTGTTTTGAATGAACCATCTGTAGTTGCAATGGATCGCAACACGGGACGAGTTCTTGAGGTTGGAGAAGAAGCTCGTCGCATGGTAGGAAGAACTCCAGGAAATATCGAGGCAATTCGTCCGTTGAAAGATGGAGTCATTGCTGATTTTGATGTAACAGAAGCAATGTTACGTCACTTTATTAATAAAATTAATGTTCGTGGATTTTTGTCCAAGCCTCGTATGCTGATTTGTTGCCCTACCAATATTACGAAGGTGGAGCAGAAGGCGATTAAGGAAGCAGCAGAAAAAAGCGGCGGTAAAAAGATTTATTTGGAAGAAGAGCCTAAGGTTGCTGCCATCGGAGCGGGTATGGAAATTTTCCAACCAAGCGGGAACATGGTCGTTGATATCGGTGGAGGAACAACGGATATTGCCGTTCTTTCCATGGGAGACATTGTAACGTCCTCATCAATCAAAATGGCCGGTGACAAATTCGATAACGAAATCCTTCAATATATTAAGCGAAAATATAAGCTACTTATTGGGGAGCGCACGGCGGAAGATATTAAAATGAATGTTGCTACTGTTTTCCCTGGTGCTCGCAATGAGGAAGTTGATATTCGCGGACGTGACATGGTCACTGGTTTGCCACGTACAATTTCAGTAAAATCAGATGAAATTGAAGTAGCGCTTCGTGAGTCCGTCTATATTATTGTACAAGCAGCTAAAACGGTTCTTGAAAGAACACCACCTGAATTGTCAGCAGACATTATTGACCGCGGGGTTATCATGACTGGTGGAGGCGCGTTACTTCACGGTATCGATCAACTCCTTGCAGATGAGCTAAAAGTTCCTGTTCTTATTGCTGAGGAGCCAATGAACTGTGTGGCAAAAGGAACCGGAATCATGCTGGAAAACATTGATAAAATTGCAAGAAACAAAATAATTTAA
- a CDS encoding flagellar hook-basal body protein: MLRGYYSAASGMLAQQRRQEALSNNIANTLTPGYKADEAVLRAFPEMLMQRLDSNTLPTDRPLRFATQKELGSINTGVYIQETIPDFIQGQLRQTGLTTDLALVDGIYPDETGSLFFAIQGLDGETRYTRNGNFTVDQEGYLVTNQGQYILNTNNNRIQTDGMEFTVSPDGSIQFEGNQIPLQLSYVSDVSQLVKEGNDQFRNEGGANVVDVRQTAGATYQIQQGFLEGSNVDQTRTMTEMMRTYRLFESNQKVLQAYDRSMEKAVNEIGRLR, from the coding sequence TTGCTCAGAGGGTATTACTCGGCGGCATCAGGGATGCTTGCACAACAAAGACGCCAAGAAGCATTATCAAATAATATTGCGAATACACTAACGCCTGGATATAAGGCGGATGAGGCGGTTTTGCGTGCCTTTCCTGAAATGTTAATGCAACGTTTGGATAGCAATACTTTGCCGACGGACCGTCCGTTACGTTTTGCGACGCAAAAGGAATTGGGCTCCATAAATACGGGAGTGTATATTCAAGAAACAATCCCTGATTTTATCCAAGGTCAGCTTCGTCAAACAGGACTTACAACCGACTTGGCACTAGTAGATGGAATCTACCCCGACGAAACAGGCAGTTTATTTTTTGCCATTCAAGGTCTTGATGGAGAAACTCGCTATACTCGAAACGGGAATTTCACCGTGGATCAAGAAGGTTATCTGGTGACCAACCAAGGGCAATATATATTAAACACAAACAACAACCGAATTCAGACCGATGGAATGGAGTTCACAGTTTCCCCAGACGGATCCATCCAATTTGAAGGAAATCAAATTCCATTACAGCTCTCATATGTTTCTGATGTAAGTCAATTAGTAAAAGAGGGCAATGATCAGTTTAGGAACGAAGGTGGAGCGAATGTTGTGGATGTAAGACAAACAGCAGGCGCAACCTATCAAATTCAACAAGGTTTTCTTGAAGGCTCCAATGTGGACCAGACCCGCACCATGACTGAGATGATGCGTACTTACCGACTTTTCGAATCGAATCAAAAGGTTCTTCAAGCCTATGACCGCAGTATGGAAAAAGCCGTCAATGAAATTGGACGACTAAGATAG
- a CDS encoding flagellar hook-basal body protein encodes MLNSAVTMGQLQQKLDLIANNMANAGTNGYKTRGAEFSSLLYQQINNQQHADEEIGRLTPNGIRIGSGARLGATNLNMTEGAILTTGRDLDVALLEKNQFFQVLVTENGVQQTQYTRDGSFSLQPVNNGESLMLVTKAGYPVQGENGPILLDPSTEKVSITSDGIVQGKTNGVIFEAGQLQVVQATRPRLLEAKGDNLLGLPENVNVNVGDILQVVANNTARLKTGALEASNVDIAKEMTEMIMVQRAYQFNGRSISMGDQMSGLINQLR; translated from the coding sequence ATGCTTAACTCTGCCGTAACAATGGGGCAGCTTCAACAAAAATTGGATTTAATTGCGAACAATATGGCAAACGCCGGTACGAATGGATATAAAACCCGTGGGGCTGAATTCAGTTCACTTTTATACCAACAAATTAATAATCAACAGCACGCTGATGAGGAAATCGGTCGTCTCACTCCAAACGGGATTCGAATTGGTTCTGGAGCTAGACTTGGAGCAACCAATTTGAACATGACAGAAGGGGCTATCCTTACGACTGGACGTGATCTGGACGTCGCTCTTTTAGAAAAAAATCAGTTTTTTCAAGTGCTTGTTACGGAGAATGGTGTTCAGCAAACCCAATACACTCGGGATGGAAGTTTTTCTCTTCAGCCGGTGAATAACGGAGAATCTCTGATGCTCGTTACAAAAGCTGGTTATCCAGTGCAAGGTGAAAATGGACCAATTTTATTGGACCCTTCAACTGAAAAAGTATCTATAACATCTGATGGAATTGTTCAAGGGAAAACCAATGGAGTCATCTTTGAAGCAGGGCAATTGCAAGTGGTACAAGCTACTAGACCAAGATTATTAGAAGCTAAGGGAGATAATCTCCTTGGCCTTCCTGAAAATGTAAATGTTAATGTGGGTGATATCCTTCAAGTGGTAGCTAATAATACAGCGAGGCTTAAGACAGGCGCACTTGAAGCTTCCAATGTAGATATCGCCAAAGAAATGACAGAAATGATCATGGTACAACGTGCCTATCAATTTAATGGAAGATCTATCTCTATGGGAGATCAAATGAGCGGCTTAATCAATCAGCTGCGCTAG
- a CDS encoding DNA-directed RNA polymerase subunit beta: MAANQKQLTREEHKKQAKDRKRSARQEKKAGKKPRIRLIPVWVKILLVVILCAVALAVGTMIGYGIIGDGNPKDVFQKETWQHIIDLVKK; the protein is encoded by the coding sequence ATGGCTGCAAATCAAAAACAACTCACGCGTGAAGAACATAAGAAACAGGCAAAAGACCGTAAACGTAGCGCAAGACAAGAGAAAAAAGCAGGCAAGAAGCCACGCATACGATTAATTCCTGTATGGGTAAAAATTTTACTTGTTGTCATTTTGTGCGCAGTTGCCCTAGCCGTCGGAACCATGATTGGCTATGGAATCATAGGAGACGGAAACCCCAAAGACGTCTTCCAAAAAGAAACCTGGCAACATATCATCGATCTTGTGAAAAAATAA
- the fabZ gene encoding 3-hydroxyacyl-ACP dehydratase FabZ — protein sequence MDINEIKEVIPHRYPFLLIDQVTDMELGKRAVGFKNVTANEPFFQGHFPDYPVMPGVLIVEALAQMGAVAILKQEENRGKIGFLVGIDKCRFKRQVKPGDRLDLDVEIIRSKGRIGKGKGRATVNGELACEAEITFAIGD from the coding sequence ATGGATATTAATGAAATTAAAGAAGTCATTCCACATCGTTATCCTTTTTTATTAATTGATCAAGTTACGGATATGGAACTTGGCAAACGAGCAGTGGGATTCAAAAATGTAACAGCAAATGAGCCATTTTTTCAAGGACATTTCCCCGATTATCCAGTAATGCCTGGTGTGTTGATCGTAGAAGCTCTTGCCCAAATGGGAGCTGTGGCTATTCTTAAGCAAGAAGAGAACCGCGGGAAAATCGGTTTCCTTGTTGGTATTGATAAATGTCGTTTTAAGCGTCAAGTTAAACCAGGTGATCGCCTCGATCTCGATGTTGAAATCATCCGCAGTAAAGGTCGAATTGGCAAAGGAAAAGGGCGCGCCACCGTCAATGGCGAACTCGCCTGCGAAGCCGAAATCACCTTCGCAATCGGAGACTAA
- a CDS encoding competence protein ComK, translated as MITAENYEVNSKTMALLYNEATLGSIIIETEQIKYCRLTPNQIIKRSCILKGISYEMRRESSRRILKKSQMLPIVMESYEKIIVFPTSSPRNDNCDWLCFNHIIDNLPNKYNKKYSIVIFSNSISQKILAASTLIDRQLSLCGLIIARTYYSEKSHQQLP; from the coding sequence TTGATTACTGCGGAAAATTATGAAGTAAACTCTAAAACAATGGCCCTACTCTACAACGAAGCAACCCTGGGCTCCATCATTATTGAAACAGAACAAATTAAGTATTGTCGGCTTACACCAAATCAAATTATCAAAAGGAGTTGCATACTGAAAGGGATTAGCTACGAAATGCGCCGGGAAAGCAGTAGAAGGATATTAAAGAAATCTCAAATGTTACCCATCGTCATGGAATCCTATGAAAAAATAATTGTTTTTCCTACCTCATCCCCAAGAAACGACAATTGTGACTGGCTTTGTTTCAACCACATCATTGATAATCTCCCCAATAAATATAACAAAAAATATTCCATAGTTATCTTTAGTAATAGCATCTCTCAAAAAATCCTTGCAGCTTCAACGCTCATCGACCGTCAACTTTCTCTCTGCGGACTTATTATTGCAAGAACATATTATAGTGAAAAGAGCCACCAACAATTACCTTAA
- a CDS encoding TetR/AcrR family transcriptional regulator: MNEKKKLVIDAGLTLFSAKGFYTTSVQEIAQQAGVSKGAFYIYFKSKEDLLLSIYKYYFDTVTEELEKIKRQELSPVEVLTQQLEVFIQTIDQEKEFIFMHIQDNITVNQEIDDFLKKIRIQTFEWSVNRLEAIYGNSLEEKMIDGTILLDGLLFGFVKWIVASKSSIDYKNLAQFIVRRLDDTIQGMLKEKTPPIVTKATFMEQFPICVKNNRNESVRNYLLHIQEKMDSSEERRQELNETIALLLNELKKDQPQRILFKGMLSQFANEPSIQDEIQAIFDELGIK; this comes from the coding sequence GTGAATGAAAAAAAGAAGTTAGTGATAGATGCAGGGCTTACACTTTTTAGTGCTAAGGGTTTTTATACCACATCTGTTCAGGAAATCGCCCAGCAGGCAGGCGTATCCAAAGGAGCTTTTTACATTTATTTCAAATCAAAGGAAGACCTATTGCTCTCCATTTATAAATACTACTTTGATACCGTTACAGAGGAATTAGAAAAAATCAAACGACAAGAACTGTCTCCTGTTGAAGTTTTGACCCAACAGCTAGAAGTTTTTATTCAAACGATTGACCAAGAGAAAGAATTCATTTTCATGCACATTCAGGACAACATTACGGTTAATCAAGAAATTGACGACTTTTTGAAAAAAATTCGAATCCAAACCTTCGAATGGTCCGTAAATAGACTAGAAGCCATTTATGGAAATTCATTAGAAGAAAAAATGATTGATGGCACGATTCTGCTGGATGGATTACTCTTTGGCTTTGTGAAATGGATTGTTGCCTCAAAGAGCTCGATAGATTATAAAAATTTGGCGCAATTCATCGTGCGACGGCTGGATGATACGATCCAGGGCATGCTAAAGGAAAAAACACCACCGATTGTTACAAAAGCAACATTCATGGAGCAATTCCCAATCTGTGTCAAAAACAACAGGAATGAATCGGTTCGCAATTATTTGCTCCATATACAAGAAAAAATGGATTCTTCCGAAGAACGAAGGCAGGAGCTTAACGAAACAATAGCACTCCTCCTCAATGAACTAAAAAAAGATCAACCACAGCGCATTTTATTCAAAGGAATGCTTTCACAATTTGCTAATGAACCGAGCATTCAAGATGAGATACAAGCAATTTTTGATGAGTTGGGTATCAAGTAG
- a CDS encoding efflux RND transporter permease subunit, producing the protein MKLVETSVKRPVGVIMIVLAIMALGVVSLRNLAIDLYPEIDLPVAVVSTSYEGAAPEDVEKLVSRPIESAVSSIEGIELVQSQSQFGASIVFMMFNTGADLDTTLIEVREQVDRVKAMLPQGANEPVVLRFDPQQMPVMWVSMTGDSPENLQQLAEDRIVPYLERQGDVGSIQVQGGKIREVQVITDPEELAEYGLTAGLLVQAINANNQSASAGVVQEEGKDLQVRITGEFQNVEDIKNVLITTPMGERVTLEEVADVRDTFQEQTSLTKINGEQAVVLTVLKKSDGNTVEVSDNVRGAVDELNEDLPGRVELKTVLDTADFIRISIDSVMQNMLIGGLFAVLVLFLFLKSLRATIVIGLSIPIAVISTFTLMYFTGETVNVLTLGGLALGIGMMVDSSIVILEHIVTYRSRGYSLKEAAKLGASELAPAVIASTTTTLVVFLPIVFVEGIASELFTPLALTVSFSLIASLAVSVTLIPMLSSKLLGKISKDNGRRYWFDQFLDWINKGYRVALRFVLRRRWIVVIGTVLMITGSILLIPQIGTEFIPESDQGQVQISVETEQGTTLEQMEDLTRNISEKLDAYEESIETSFLTVGGGGYAGFSSQSNTASYTIQLVGPSEREMDTRSFVEEVTEDLEEYTDEAEIVVADLATGISGAVSPIQVNLNGPEYEKLEELAADVMEEIKNIDGITTVESSVTETRPELNLIVDEEAAADYGLTYADVMRQVQMAMNGQIATRFREGGNEINVRFIIPENQRETVEDLKELLITSQRGLVELQEVASIEEVEGPSALTRQNQQNQVNVNVDIADRDLGSVSSDIEKRLEAMDIDEDYSFSVGGQAEDMQEAFSDLAVALVFSIFLVYAVMAVQFENFLFPLIIMFSMPATVIGVVGGLYVTGLPLSVPAFIGVIMLAGIVVNNAIVLVDYINILRRGGMERQEAILEAGPSRLRPILMTSLTTILGMIPLALAFGVGAEAQQPLAIVIIFGLGISMLFTLLLIPVVYTLFDDLTRKFVKNREIK; encoded by the coding sequence ATGAAATTAGTTGAAACTTCCGTCAAGCGACCCGTCGGCGTCATTATGATTGTACTCGCGATCATGGCGCTCGGCGTTGTTTCCCTTCGCAACTTAGCTATCGACCTATATCCTGAGATTGACCTTCCTGTAGCCGTCGTCTCCACGAGTTATGAAGGCGCCGCACCAGAGGATGTAGAAAAACTCGTATCCAGACCGATTGAATCGGCCGTCAGCTCCATTGAAGGAATTGAACTTGTTCAATCCCAATCCCAATTTGGAGCTTCCATCGTATTTATGATGTTCAACACCGGCGCCGACCTCGACACGACACTTATTGAAGTCCGGGAACAAGTCGACCGTGTCAAAGCCATGCTCCCACAAGGAGCGAATGAACCAGTCGTCCTAAGATTCGACCCACAACAAATGCCGGTGATGTGGGTATCTATGACTGGAGACAGCCCGGAAAACCTTCAGCAACTGGCTGAAGATCGCATTGTACCATACTTAGAAAGACAGGGTGATGTCGGATCCATTCAGGTGCAAGGTGGAAAAATCCGTGAGGTTCAAGTCATCACTGACCCAGAAGAACTAGCCGAATATGGTCTCACAGCTGGATTGCTCGTCCAGGCCATTAACGCAAACAACCAGTCCGCATCCGCGGGCGTCGTACAAGAAGAGGGAAAAGACCTGCAAGTTCGAATCACAGGTGAATTCCAAAATGTAGAGGACATCAAAAACGTCCTCATCACGACCCCCATGGGGGAGCGAGTCACGCTAGAAGAAGTGGCAGACGTTCGTGACACTTTTCAGGAACAAACATCCTTAACTAAAATTAACGGGGAGCAAGCCGTGGTCCTTACAGTTCTCAAAAAGAGTGACGGGAATACGGTGGAGGTGTCGGACAATGTTCGTGGGGCGGTTGATGAGCTGAATGAGGACTTGCCGGGACGAGTGGAGCTAAAAACGGTGCTCGATACGGCGGACTTCATAAGAATCTCTATTGACTCAGTCATGCAGAACATGTTGATTGGGGGGCTTTTCGCAGTCCTTGTGTTATTCCTATTCCTGAAGAGTCTCCGCGCGACGATTGTCATCGGACTCTCCATCCCTATCGCGGTCATCTCTACGTTCACGCTCATGTACTTTACTGGCGAAACGGTGAATGTCTTAACACTAGGAGGACTCGCACTTGGAATTGGAATGATGGTTGACAGCTCGATCGTCATCCTGGAGCACATCGTCACTTATCGATCACGGGGTTACTCGCTGAAAGAAGCAGCTAAACTTGGCGCATCCGAACTCGCGCCAGCCGTTATTGCATCGACGACCACCACACTCGTCGTCTTCTTGCCAATCGTTTTCGTAGAAGGAATCGCATCTGAGCTCTTCACACCGCTCGCGCTGACCGTCTCCTTCTCCCTGATCGCATCACTTGCCGTCTCCGTGACGCTCATCCCGATGCTATCATCAAAGCTACTAGGCAAAATCAGCAAAGACAACGGCCGACGCTACTGGTTCGACCAATTCCTAGACTGGATCAACAAAGGCTACCGAGTAGCACTCAGATTCGTACTCCGTCGCCGCTGGATCGTGGTGATAGGGACGGTTCTCATGATCACGGGCAGCATATTGCTCATCCCGCAAATCGGAACTGAATTCATCCCAGAATCCGACCAAGGCCAAGTGCAAATCAGCGTCGAAACCGAACAAGGCACAACACTCGAACAAATGGAAGACCTTACTAGGAACATTTCGGAAAAATTAGACGCGTACGAGGAAAGCATCGAAACAAGCTTCCTAACCGTTGGGGGTGGCGGATACGCCGGATTTAGCTCTCAATCGAACACGGCTAGCTATACCATTCAGCTGGTCGGACCATCAGAACGTGAGATGGATACCCGTTCCTTTGTAGAAGAAGTGACAGAGGATCTTGAGGAATACACGGATGAAGCGGAAATTGTGGTTGCGGACCTGGCTACGGGTATCAGTGGCGCAGTATCTCCAATTCAAGTGAACCTCAATGGTCCTGAGTACGAAAAACTTGAGGAATTAGCTGCCGATGTCATGGAGGAAATCAAGAATATTGATGGCATCACAACAGTCGAAAGCTCTGTAACTGAAACTCGACCTGAGTTAAATTTAATTGTAGATGAAGAAGCGGCCGCTGATTATGGGTTAACCTATGCAGATGTGATGCGCCAAGTCCAAATGGCGATGAACGGCCAAATTGCGACTCGTTTCCGTGAAGGTGGAAATGAAATAAATGTACGTTTTATCATTCCTGAAAATCAACGCGAAACTGTGGAGGATTTAAAAGAGCTGTTAATTACTTCTCAAAGAGGGCTAGTTGAGCTGCAAGAAGTAGCTTCTATTGAGGAGGTTGAAGGGCCATCCGCGTTAACACGACAAAATCAGCAAAACCAAGTGAACGTTAACGTGGATATTGCCGACCGGGACCTTGGTAGCGTGTCTAGTGACATTGAGAAGCGTTTGGAAGCTATGGACATCGATGAGGATTATTCCTTCTCTGTTGGTGGGCAGGCGGAAGACATGCAGGAAGCTTTCTCTGACCTTGCTGTTGCGCTGGTGTTCTCAATCTTCCTTGTTTACGCAGTCATGGCGGTTCAGTTCGAGAACTTCTTGTTCCCACTGATCATTATGTTCTCAATGCCGGCAACGGTAATTGGAGTCGTCGGTGGATTATACGTAACGGGGTTACCACTGAGTGTGCCTGCGTTTATCGGGGTCATCATGCTGGCGGGAATCGTGGTAAACAACGCGATTGTGCTGGTGGATTATATTAATATCTTGCGGCGAGGGGGAATGGAGCGGCAGGAGGCGATTCTCGAAGCGGGTCCAAGTCGTCTGCGTCCAATTCTGATGACCTCCCTCACCACAATCTTGGGAATGATCCCATTAGCCCTTGCATTTGGGGTAGGTGCAGAAGCGCAGCAGCCACTCGCGATCGTTATCATCTTTGGCCTAGGCATATCCATGCTGTTCACCCTGCTCCTCATCCCAGTGGTGTATACGCTGTTTGACGACCTCACACGAAAATTTGTAAAGAATAGAGAGATAAAATAA